The Camelina sativa cultivar DH55 chromosome 16, Cs, whole genome shotgun sequence sequence TGTACACATGGAAGTATAATCAAAGACGTGTAatcgtttttattttcttatttactttACATACACCctttctttttccaaatttcTTGGGTTATCGAATTATAAAAACAAGTAAATAACAAAGTCAGCGGCGAAAATTCAACTCATATGCATAAATaactcattaattttttttttgtcaactctaCTTGGTCCCTTATTATTGGCTCGTAAGAATAATAATTAGTGCTAATTTCTGATAGTTTCTCTCAACATTAAAACGTTGACTTCTCTTACCACTTCTCAAGACATGAAAttgctccaaaaaaaaaataaaaaaaaaaaggaaagaatatATTTATCTCTCGCTGTAGAATATGAGAATCTCCGTCCTTGgggatattttttttcacaacaGTACACCCACGCAGCCTGGAAGTGAGAGAAACAGAGACAGTCTTGTTCTGTTCTGaaatactttttataaaaaagtagtAGTACTATTAATTAAAGGGTCTTTTTTTCCCGATGCGTATACGAGATAACGATGCcccaaaaattgattttaaaaaaaaaaaaatttgattgggGGTGATTTGCGTGGAAGAGGTACCTTTACCTTACTTCTTCACCAGGGACATACCCATCAAAGAGACATCTTTACAGCTCTCTTTTCCCTGAGATTTGGGGAGGGTGTTTCaactgtttcttcttctgtctctcaGACAACACCAACTAATCTATCTTTTTTAGGacagtttctttctttccttctttcttccaaGAATCTTCAATTAAAAAGGATAAACATTTAAAACCCTATTTCAAGAATCTTCCGAGAATCTGgcgtctttcttttttttatgtgagTTTTCGTTTCAAAGGTCTCATCTTTACTTCGTTTTTTCGTTATGCAAGAATCAGATTAGTTTTAGTGTTAAAAGAAGATTCCTTCTTTGATTGGGGTTAAATCAGTGTGTATCTTAACCCACAAGGGATTAGGGTATTTTTAACCAACTTGTAAGAATCAACAACAgcctaataattaaaaaaaaaaaaaagtttggggCTTTTCACTACTCTTGATTATCTCAGTTTCTTTACAGAGatttttgcttgatttgattCTCCTCCTGAAATGTGTTTATTTTGTTCCATCTTAATTTGTTAGTGGAAAtggatgttttgtgtttttcagATGTGGCTTCATTGATTTGAGTGAGAGCCATGGAAAACAATTCTCTTCCTTTGGATCCGGCTATGGATTCTTCTTTCATGGACGGATTACTTCTAGAAGGTTGTTGGTTAGAGACAACAGATGCTGCTTCCGAGTTGTTTAATTTTAGTCCTTCAACCTCTGTTACCCCTTTTGATCCTTCTTCCTTCATGTGGTCTCCAACGCAACAAGACACAGCTGCTGCAGCTATCTGTTCATCTAGTAGCTTATCTCAGACGATGTACGGTCAAGATTGTGCAGAAAGATCGAGTCTTGAGGATCAAGGGAGAGATCTCACTAGCTTTAACAGACGCTGGTGGATTGGACCAAGTGGTCATGGCTCTTCGGTTATGGAGAGATTGGTTCAAGCTGTGGCTCACATTAAAGATTACACAAGTGAGAGAGGCTCTCTTATTCAGCTGTGGGTGCCTGTTGATAGAGGTGGTAAGAGGGTTTTAACCACAAAGGAACAACCTTTTAGCCATGATCCAATGTGCCAAAGGCTTGCTCATTACAGAGAGATCTCTGTGAATTATCAGTTCTCTACTGAACAGGAGGATTCAGGTTCCAATTCCAACGACTTGGTTGGTTTGCCTGGAAGGGTTTTCTTGGAGAAGGTTCCTGAGTGGACTCCTGATGTGAGGTTTTTCAAGAACGAGGAGTATCCGAGAGTCCAACATGCTCAAGACTGCGATGTTCGAGGCACTTTAGCTATTCCTGTGTTTGAACAAGGTAGTCAGAATTGCTTAGGTGTTATTGAGGTTGTAATGACCACACAAATGGTTAAGTTGAGCCCTGACCTTGAAAGCATCTGCAGAGCACTTCAGGTTTTgcttcttttgctttctctccttttatCTTTGAAATAAGCTTTCTTGGAACCTTTTAagtattgtttattttcttcacaGGCAGTTGATCTAAGGAGCACAGGAGTTCCGATACCGCCTTCTCTAAAGgtaaaagtttctaaaaatgtgCGGCGTTTTGTTTATCTTCCTTGCATTTTGATAACAAGAAGCCAAATCATTCTTGAATCAGGGACCTGACTTCTCTTACCAGGCTGCATTACCTGAAATCAGAAACCTCTTGAGATGTGCTTGTGAGACGCATAAACTACCATTAGCTCAAACATGGGTCTCTTGTCTCAAACAAAGCAAAACCGGTTGCCGTCACAACGATGAGAACTATATTCATTGTGTATCCACAATCGATGATGCTTGCTATGTTGGTGATCCTACAGTCCGTGAATTCCATGAAGCTTGCTCTGAGCATCATCTCTTGAAAGGTCAAGGAGTTGTAGGAGAAGCGTTTTTGACCAATGGTCCTTGCTTTTCATCTGATGTCTCTAGCTATAAGAAATCTGAGTACCCTCTCTCTCACCACGCCACTATGTTTGGCTTACATGGTACAGTCGCGATACGCTTACGCTGTATCCACACAGGCTCAGCTGATTTCGTCTTGGAGTTCTTTTTGCCTAAAAATTGCCGGGATATTGAGGAACAGAGGAAAATGTTGAATGCTCTTTCGACTATAATGGCGCATGTTCCGAGAAGCTTAAGGACAGTCACGGAGAAggaactagaagaagaaggaaatccAATGGCGAGAGAGGTCATAGAGAGAGGAGTGACACTGCCAAAGATAGAGAATACGTCTGAAGT is a genomic window containing:
- the LOC104751529 gene encoding protein NLP5, producing the protein MENNSLPLDPAMDSSFMDGLLLEGCWLETTDAASELFNFSPSTSVTPFDPSSFMWSPTQQDTAAAAICSSSSLSQTMYGQDCAERSSLEDQGRDLTSFNRRWWIGPSGHGSSVMERLVQAVAHIKDYTSERGSLIQLWVPVDRGGKRVLTTKEQPFSHDPMCQRLAHYREISVNYQFSTEQEDSGSNSNDLVGLPGRVFLEKVPEWTPDVRFFKNEEYPRVQHAQDCDVRGTLAIPVFEQGSQNCLGVIEVVMTTQMVKLSPDLESICRALQAVDLRSTGVPIPPSLKGPDFSYQAALPEIRNLLRCACETHKLPLAQTWVSCLKQSKTGCRHNDENYIHCVSTIDDACYVGDPTVREFHEACSEHHLLKGQGVVGEAFLTNGPCFSSDVSSYKKSEYPLSHHATMFGLHGTVAIRLRCIHTGSADFVLEFFLPKNCRDIEEQRKMLNALSTIMAHVPRSLRTVTEKELEEEGNPMAREVIERGVTLPKIENTSEVQESNSNPQKAGLVFDGGTTEMGELGSDYGKGLSVNEKSTFSSATGGFSRITEKKRTKAEKNITLDVLRQYFAGSLKDAAKSIGVCPTTLKRICRQHGIQRWPSRKIKKVGHSLQKIQRVIDSVEGVSGHHLPIGSFYANFPNLASSPEASSLQQQQSKRTTFLFSSNSQPTKSPGSSCSYSSSCSSETQVNKEDPTDKTRQEAMTLSRSFKERQTTTHLSPSTSSQEDDLLRIKVTYEEEKIRFRMRNSHRLNDLLWEIAKRFSIEDVSRYDLKYLDEDNEWVLLRCDDDVDECVDVCRSFPGQTIKLLLQLSSQYLSERSSASGCPS